The genomic region GGCCGCCCCCCCCCCCGGTTGCTATGTGTGGGGTGTGGGGGCGCTTTGCGCCCCGAAACTCCCCACACTTCGACGGATCAGGCCGCGGGGCGGTCGAAGAGGCGGAGCTGCTCCAGCACCTGCACAGCGTGGGCAGGGGCCATGGGAGTCGCCGGCACAGGTGCCGGAGCAGCCGCCGTTTGGGGGACGGAGCGAGCGGGAGCGGCCTTGGCGGCGGCCGCCGGAGCCGGCGCCGGGGTGCCCGCAGGGGCCAGGCGCTCGAACTGGTGGGCGGTGAACAGGATGCCGTTGGCGCCCACCACCACGCCCACGCCGACGAGCTCGAAGGCACCGTCGACCAGGTTCTTGTAGTGGGTGGGGCTGGCCACGAAGGCGGCGTGCAGCTTGTCGACGGTCGGGCCCATGCCGACGTTCTCGCCGAGCTTCACCCAGTTGGCCTGCACCTGGGCCGAAAACGACGGGTTGTGGGCGATGTCGCCCTTGCTCGCCATGCGAGCGGCCCACTGCCGGGCGATCGAGGTGAGTTCGGCGTCGACCCGCAACTGGCCCAGGCCTTTGGCGGCGCGCAGGGCGTTGATCTTGGCCACGAAAGCGGCTTCGGCGGCCTGGGGGTCGGCCGCGGCACCGGCGGGGGCAACGGCAACGGGGACCAGCACCCCGACGATTGCCATGCACATCCCGGCCAACAGGTGTCGCAACCGCACGAGCGGTCCTCCGTTCGGTAGCCCCGCCGGCCGTTCTGGCCCGGTGGCTTTGCGTCCCCGCCTTCCGACGGGTTTGCCTTTTCGTGGTTCTTGGTTTGTCTCGGCTGATCGCGCCGCCGCCTTGACCAGTACCGTGGTGGCATGGCGGTGGGGAGGGAGACGCAGTGAACCTGGCAGCAATCATCGAGGGCCATCCCGACGACGCCGTCGCCATTGTCAGCAGGGGGGAACCGACCACCTACGGCACTTTGCGCACCCAGGTGGCCGAGTTGCGGGGCGGGCTGACCCGGCTCGGCGTGGAGCCCGGCGACCGCGTCGCCTTGGTGGCCGCCAACAACTGGTTCTTCGCCGTCGGCTACCTGGCCGTGCTCGGCGTCGGCGCCGTGGCGGTGCCCCTGAACCCCACCAGCCCGGCCGCCGAGCTCGAGCGGGAGATCAAGGCCGTAGGCGCCACCGTCGTCCTCTCGGGACCGTCAGGACGCGAGGCGTTGGCCGGCGTCGACCAGGCCGCCGCGGGCATCGAGCGCGTCCTCATCTGGAGCGGCGAGGGCGACGACCGGCTGGAGAACCTCTTCGGTGGCGAGCCCGCCCCCATCGTCGACCGCGACCCCGACGACCTGGCCGTGCTCATCTTCACCTCGGGCACCAGCGGCGCCCCCAAGGCGGCCATGCTCACCCACGGCAACCTGCGCTCCAACATCGACCAGGTGCAGAGCCACCCCGGCCGCCGCCTCACCCCCGACGACCGCCTCCTCGGCGTCCTGCCCCTGTTCCACATCTTCGGCCTCAACGTGGTGCTCGGCCTCGCCCTCGCGGCGGGCGCACGCGTCGTCCTGGTCGAGCGCTTCGACCCGGTGGCCTCGCTCGACACCCTCCAGCGCCACGGCATCACCCTGGTGGCGGGCGCCCCGCCCATGTTCACCGCATGGGCCACCATGCTGGGCGCCAACCCCGGCGCCTTCGGCACCGTGCGCCTCGCCACCTCGGGCGCCGCGCCGCTGCCCGACGAGGTCCCCGCCGCCTTCGAAGCCCGCTTCGGCATGTCGATCCACCAGGGCTACGGGCTGACCGAGGCGGCGCCGGTGGTCACCTCCTCGCTGGCCGACCGCCCGCCCCGCACCGGTTCGATCGGCGTGCCCCTGCCCGGCATCGACGTGCGCCTGGTCGACGAGGAAGGCGAGGACGCCCTGGTCGGCGACCCCGGCGAGATCTGGGTGCGCGGCCCCAACGTCTTCAAGGGCTACTGGTACGACGAGGCCGCCACCGCCAAAGCCCTCACCGACGACGGCTGGCTGCGCACCGGCGACATCGCCGTGGCCGACGACGAAGGCTGGCTCTACATCGTCGACCGGTCCAAGGACCTCATCATCGTGTCGGGCTTCAACGTCTACCCCGCCGAGGTGGAAGACACCTTGCTCGAACACCCCGCCATCGCCGGCGTGGCCGTGGTCGGCAACGCCCACCCGTACTCGGGCGAGACCGTGGTGGCCTTCGTGGTGACCGAGGCGGGCCGCCTGCTCGAAGAGGACGAGGTCATCGAGTTCTGCGCCGACCGCCTGGCCCGCTACAAGTGCCCGACGAAGGTCAACTTCGTGCCGTCACTGCCTGTCGGGACGGGCGGGAAGGTGCTGCGGCGGGAGCTGCGCTCGGCGTAGGCGCCACCGTCGCCACCAGGAAGCCGGCGAACAACACGGTGATGCCGAGCAAGAGCGTCACCACGAAGCCGGTGATCTCGTCGAGCACCGAGTTCAACAGGCCGCTGTTGGCCAGGATCAACGTGCCCAAGGCGATGAGCACGTTGCCCCACATGACCCGCCCGCGGCGGATGCGCCACGCGCTCCACGCCGCGCCGCCGAAGACGACGAGGGCGCCCACCCCCGAGGCCACCGCGGCCAGTACGCGGGGGAGCACCCCGAACACCTCGCTGCCCCGGGGCACGGTGTCGGCGGGCAGCGGTGCGGTGAACGGCGCCACCGCCAGCACGCCCGCGGCGAAGGCGCTGAACACCACCACCACGACGGCCCACTGGTCGCCTCGTCGCCGCCCGCCCAGCAGGTAGACGGTGCCCAGGGCCAGGAACGGCACGTTCACAATCGCACCGAGCAGGAAGTAGACCCGGAAGACCGGTCCGCTCCACCCCACGCCCTCGCCCGCGGCCAGCGCGCCGGCGGCCAAGGCGAACAGCAACAGGGCCGCGCTCCATGCCAGGTGGTGGCGTTGGCGGCGGGCCAGCCAGCGCTCGTAGGTCGACATGGCGAAGGCCAGTCCGACCAACGCAGCACCGGTGGCGAGGGCAACATGCAGCATCGGGCGCCCCAGCGTAGGAGGCCGCTCGTGAAC from Acidimicrobiales bacterium harbors:
- a CDS encoding AMP-binding protein codes for the protein MNLAAIIEGHPDDAVAIVSRGEPTTYGTLRTQVAELRGGLTRLGVEPGDRVALVAANNWFFAVGYLAVLGVGAVAVPLNPTSPAAELEREIKAVGATVVLSGPSGREALAGVDQAAAGIERVLIWSGEGDDRLENLFGGEPAPIVDRDPDDLAVLIFTSGTSGAPKAAMLTHGNLRSNIDQVQSHPGRRLTPDDRLLGVLPLFHIFGLNVVLGLALAAGARVVLVERFDPVASLDTLQRHGITLVAGAPPMFTAWATMLGANPGAFGTVRLATSGAAPLPDEVPAAFEARFGMSIHQGYGLTEAAPVVTSSLADRPPRTGSIGVPLPGIDVRLVDEEGEDALVGDPGEIWVRGPNVFKGYWYDEAATAKALTDDGWLRTGDIAVADDEGWLYIVDRSKDLIIVSGFNVYPAEVEDTLLEHPAIAGVAVVGNAHPYSGETVVAFVVTEAGRLLEEDEVIEFCADRLARYKCPTKVNFVPSLPVGTGGKVLRRELRSA
- a CDS encoding CAP domain-containing protein, with the translated sequence MRLRHLLAGMCMAIVGVLVPVAVAPAGAAADPQAAEAAFVAKINALRAAKGLGQLRVDAELTSIARQWAARMASKGDIAHNPSFSAQVQANWVKLGENVGMGPTVDKLHAAFVASPTHYKNLVDGAFELVGVGVVVGANGILFTAHQFERLAPAGTPAPAPAAAAKAAPARSVPQTAAAPAPVPATPMAPAHAVQVLEQLRLFDRPAA